In the Burkholderiales bacterium genome, GATTTTCATCTCATGGTCAGGCTGTTCATCGAGCGGCGGATTTCTTCGGTGTATGTGCCCGAGATCCTGGTCCGCATGCGCGTCGGCGGACACACCAATCGTTCACTCTTGAACGTCGCCCGCGGCAATCTGGAGTCCTACCGCATCGCGCGCGCTTACGGTGTGGCCGGCTCTCCGTGGTGGGTCGTCAGGAAACTCGCCTTTCGGGTCGGGCAGTTTTTCCGCCATCCGCCGGGTGCATAGACATTCCGCAAGAACCCGCCCCCAGAGCCCATTGACCCGCGTCGGTCCCGGCCTTAACTTTGGCCGACTCCTTCCGCATCAACGATGTCGTCCAACGTCTGTGCGACCGTGGACACGAGGTCTCGGTTCTGACGGGCATCCCCAACTATCCCGAGGGATGGTATTTCAAGAGATACGGCTTTCCATGGATCACGCACTCGCAAGCAGGCAAATTATCAGGTGCGCACAAGGATCCATGCGACGGAATGCCGATCGCCCGGGCGCGGATCGCTCGCCCGTCTTCAGGCCCTGCTGCGCAAAGGTGCTGTGGTAGAGATCGCACCGAAGGTTTTGTTCGGATCCGGCCAGCCGTGACCGCGCTACTGTTCAAGTACGCGCTGGTTTTTGCGGGGACCTTGCTATTGCTGCGCTTGCTGAGCCGGACCGCGCGCCGCGTCGGGCTGGTGGACTATCCGGGCCGGCGCAAGCGGCACAGGGGCGCCGTTCCGCTGATCGGCGGCCCTGCCATCTTCGGAGGATTGGCCTTTGGCGCGTTGCTGGTCGTGGACACGCTGCACCCCTACCGCGCCCTGTTCGCAGGCCTTGCCGTCCTTCTCATTGCCGGCTTGCTCGACGACCTGCGTGATCTGAGCGCGCGCCAGAAGTTCGCGGCCCAGCTCCTCGCCGCCCTGATCATGGTGTGGTGGGGTCAGATGACGGTTCCGAACCTCGGCGATCTGTTCGGGTTCGGACAGGTTTCCCTGCCCAACTGGGCCGTGCCCTTTACGGTGATCGCGTTGCTCGGCCTGATCAATGCCATCAACATGGCCGATGGCGCCGATGGCCTGGCCGCCGGCCTGGCGCTGATCGGATTCTTCTTTCTGGCGCTCAGCGCCACGCTCGCCGGCAAACCGCTCAGCGCTCAGTTGCTCTGGACCGTCATCGTGGTGCTTGCCGCGTTCTGGCTCCTGAATTCGCGCTTCCCCTGGCAGGCCCACGCGAAAGTCTTCCTGGGGGATTCCGGCAGCATGATGCTGGGAATGCTGCTGACGTGGTTCAGCGTGGAGGTCGCCCGCGTGGGCAGCGGCGTGCCGCCGATCGCGGCGGTCTGGTACCTCGCCGTCCCGCTGCTGGACATGGGCGTCATCATCGTCCGCCGACTGGCCCGGCGGCAAAGTCCGTTCAAGG is a window encoding:
- a CDS encoding MraY family glycosyltransferase, coding for MTALLFKYALVFAGTLLLLRLLSRTARRVGLVDYPGRRKRHRGAVPLIGGPAIFGGLAFGALLVVDTLHPYRALFAGLAVLLIAGLLDDLRDLSARQKFAAQLLAALIMVWWGQMTVPNLGDLFGFGQVSLPNWAVPFTVIALLGLINAINMADGADGLAAGLALIGFFFLALSATLAGKPLSAQLLWTVIVVLAAFWLLNSRFPWQAHAKVFLGDSGSMMLGMLLTWFSVEVARVGSGVPPIAAVWYLAVPLLDMGVIIVRRLARRQSPFKAGRDHFHHVLIAAGLKPGSAVLLIHGIALALAAGAFLASRAGVPEFMLFYAFLALLASCIVMSWRWRRIIRALGRRRRWAATASSSIAASRKGGVADR